In Helianthus annuus cultivar XRQ/B chromosome 8, HanXRQr2.0-SUNRISE, whole genome shotgun sequence, a single genomic region encodes these proteins:
- the LOC110870124 gene encoding protein SQS1-like produces MFVDEKGDFKAFIAKIVREPDMFATWMKSIGETVKSVASDESSLSGDENHMEKLKAKRAAKEQMEMKIESVAEENDKTELVSEEKMSKAEKVIEEEKFVLVGDAYPVPYNVQEVARQMKVKERQRKEMKARGEIVDDDSDVELFGDEEEEEDKDDNNEEKNDKPDDHDD; encoded by the exons atgtttgttgatgaaaagggtgaCTTTAAAGCTTTTATTGCCAAGATTGtgagagaaccagacatgtttgccacatggatgaaatcTATAGGGGAAACTGTGaagtctgttgcatctgatgaaagttcactTAGTGGAGATGAAA atcacATGGAAAAGCTAAAGGCAAAAAGAGCTGCAAAAGAGCAAATGGAAATGAAgattgaaagtgttgctgaagaGAATGATAAGACTGAGCTGGTAAGTGAAGAAAAGATGTCTAAAGCTGAGAAagtgattgaagaagaaaag TTCGTACTTGTTGGTGATGCCTATCCAGTGCCTTACAATGTTCAAGAAGTTGCTCGTCAAATGAAAGTTAAAGAAAggcaaagaaaggaaatgaaagCTCGTGGAGAAATCGTTGATGATGACTCCGATGTAGAGCTATTtggagatgaagaagaagaagaagataaagATGATAATAATGAGGAAAAGAATGACAAGCCTGATGATCATGATGATTAA